CAACCCGGATATGTAAAATAAAAATTTAGGAGCATGGCTTGCCATGCTCCTCCGGTATTCGTATAAACAGTGTGAAAAAACTGTTTGTGCGGATATTGTATCGTGCTCCGCACTCTATCCGCCACTCGGAGGGTTTGAACTATGAATCGTCAAGCTGTCGTAGCCGGCCAATTCTATCCCGGCACCCCAACAGAGCTTATGGCTCAGGTTGGACAGTATATCAGCGCGGCGGAAACACCATCAGAACGACGGACACTTCTCGCCATGGCACCGCATGCCGGCTATGTTTTTTCCGGTGCCGTTGCCGGGGCAACCATAGGCAAAGCGAACTTGGCCGATACGGTTATTCTTCTCGGCCCCAACCATACCGGGCTTGGAGATCGCCTTGCGGTCTGGACTGAAGATTCCTGGCTTTTCCCCGGACACAATGTCCCCGTGGACAGCGCCTTAGCGCAGGCTATTATTGCAACAAATACGGGGTTCCAAGCTGATAATCTGGCGCACGCTCGTGAACATTCACTGGAAGTCATGCTTCCGTTTCTCGTGGCCAAAAATCCGAAAACAACCATCGTCCCGATCGCCGTATCGCAGACTAATCCGCACGACCTGGCCAACGCCGCCCATGGGCTAGCACAAGCTATATCGGCGTCCCCTGCACCAGTTTCTATTCTGGTCAGTTCGGACATGAGCCACTATATCAGCGCTGAAGATGCCAAAACACTCGATAGCATGGCACTCCAAGCCATTGTCGAGTTACGACCAGACCGACTCTACAATACGGTACGAGAAAACGGCATCACCATGTGTGGAGTGCTCCCCATGACCCTTGGTTTAGCAGCAGCAATCAAATTGGGTGCCCAACAGGCGACCATCGTCTCTTACTCCAATTCTGGGCAAGTCAATGGCGACACGAGCCGAGTCGTGGGATACGCCGGCGTCATTGTGGACTGAAATATCGGTGGCGGTTGCGAAAGGCTCCACCGAATCTTTAAAGCATAGACGAGCAACGGCGACAGACTGAAAAAACCTGTCGCCGTTTGCTCTCAAACCTTATTGGCAGGCTTTTTCTGCAGCTGCCCGTTTTTCTCCAACCGATTCCTGCTGCCCTCCACCATGAATCATGCCCATGATCTCTTCTTGCGTCATTTCTTTGGACAATCGCTGCCTGACACACGAACAAAACGCGGCAATGTCGTCAGCACGTGGCGTTTCAAGAGTCTTTTCTTGCACAACGCAGTTTGCTTCAAAGCGATCGAAAAAACGCTGTCTGCCTTTTTCCGTAAACTGTGCGCCAGCCCAAGCCGGTGCTGTCATACACACCACCCAACCAATCAACAGAAACAGATTCCATGGTTTATGTATCTTCACTCGTGTTCTCCTTTTCCCTCT
The window above is part of the Desulfovibrio inopinatus DSM 10711 genome. Proteins encoded here:
- the amrB gene encoding AmmeMemoRadiSam system protein B; this translates as MNRQAVVAGQFYPGTPTELMAQVGQYISAAETPSERRTLLAMAPHAGYVFSGAVAGATIGKANLADTVILLGPNHTGLGDRLAVWTEDSWLFPGHNVPVDSALAQAIIATNTGFQADNLAHAREHSLEVMLPFLVAKNPKTTIVPIAVSQTNPHDLANAAHGLAQAISASPAPVSILVSSDMSHYISAEDAKTLDSMALQAIVELRPDRLYNTVRENGITMCGVLPMTLGLAAAIKLGAQQATIVSYSNSGQVNGDTSRVVGYAGVIVD